In Brevibacillus brevis NBRC 100599, a single genomic region encodes these proteins:
- a CDS encoding (Fe-S)-binding protein produces MLKEALEKKLDYDELSNCMRCGFCQPACPTFRETGYEAASPRGRIALMKAVADGVMEPDKDFVDQMNLCLGCRACEPVCPAGVPYGQLIEQTREAIEEAQEHPWWVKAVRRLAFFHLFPHQKRMYQLGGLLRFYQRSGVQKAVRKLGVLSILPKQMREMEAIIPEASSKGIVDYFGGTVIPAVGERKYRVGMFHGCIMDVLFNETNRNTVRLLSEAGCEVIIAPDQVCCGALHAHSGEREQARHLARKNVAAFHKADVDFIVSNAGGCGAMLLEYDHLLAKDALWQEKAQWFASRVKDISEVLTRLVEPKEWQSLSQRITYQSSCHLRNGMKVTKEPVSLLQAIPGATYVQLREGDRCCGSAGIYNLVQPEMAGSLLDEKMGHVAATQADILVTSNPGCLLQMKAGIHQAGLEGKMEAVHIVDLLARVQQEEKPLSPLE; encoded by the coding sequence GTGCTTAAAGAAGCCTTGGAAAAGAAGCTCGATTACGACGAACTGTCCAACTGTATGCGCTGTGGCTTCTGTCAGCCAGCCTGTCCGACCTTTCGGGAAACTGGCTATGAGGCGGCTTCTCCACGAGGTCGCATCGCCTTGATGAAAGCCGTAGCAGACGGTGTCATGGAGCCGGACAAAGATTTCGTCGACCAAATGAATCTGTGTCTAGGCTGCCGGGCATGTGAGCCGGTATGTCCAGCAGGTGTGCCGTACGGTCAGCTGATCGAGCAGACGCGAGAAGCGATCGAAGAGGCGCAGGAGCATCCATGGTGGGTCAAAGCCGTCCGCAGGCTCGCGTTTTTCCACCTGTTTCCTCATCAGAAGCGCATGTACCAGCTCGGCGGACTCCTGCGCTTCTATCAACGCTCAGGTGTGCAAAAAGCCGTTCGCAAGCTGGGGGTGCTGTCCATCCTGCCAAAGCAAATGCGGGAAATGGAAGCGATTATACCAGAAGCAAGCAGTAAAGGCATTGTGGACTACTTTGGCGGCACTGTCATTCCGGCCGTTGGAGAGCGCAAGTATCGTGTCGGGATGTTTCACGGCTGCATCATGGATGTCCTGTTCAATGAGACGAATCGCAACACCGTTCGGCTTTTGAGTGAGGCAGGCTGTGAGGTCATCATCGCTCCAGACCAGGTTTGCTGCGGCGCTCTCCATGCACATAGCGGTGAACGTGAACAGGCTCGCCATCTGGCGCGAAAAAATGTGGCTGCTTTTCACAAGGCTGACGTGGATTTCATTGTATCCAATGCAGGTGGTTGCGGGGCGATGCTTCTAGAATACGACCACTTGCTGGCAAAAGATGCCCTGTGGCAGGAGAAAGCACAATGGTTCGCTTCACGAGTAAAGGATATTAGCGAGGTACTTACACGCCTTGTTGAGCCAAAAGAATGGCAGTCATTGTCGCAACGAATCACCTATCAATCCTCCTGTCACCTGCGCAACGGGATGAAGGTGACCAAAGAGCCAGTGAGCCTCTTGCAAGCCATTCCGGGTGCTACATACGTACAGCTACGCGAAGGAGATCGCTGCTGCGGCTCTGCGGGTATTTACAATCTGGTGCAGCCTGAGATGGCCGGGAGTCTTTTAGACGAAAAAATGGGGCATGTAGCGGCTACCCAAGCAGACATTCTTGTGACATCGAATCCGGGCTGTCTGTTGCAAATGAAAGCAGGCATTCACCAGGCAGGACTAGAAGGAAAGATGGAAGCCGTGCAC